From Hypomesus transpacificus isolate Combined female chromosome 3, fHypTra1, whole genome shotgun sequence:
ggaagacccataagagcatgcagttatacaagttacaaattaaaacaacatgaaccccaaaaagtgcaagactgtacctgtagaagaacaatcaagagtaaaatatttcacagggaGTACAatagttcaagagttaacttcgttataactaaactacaagagcaacaagtctctcaataagagtcattgtgatcctggaggaaactaacatcaggtccaatcaagcattcttaagtgccgttgtactcccagaacaagtgcgtcttgagcctttttttgaaggtggggagacagtcagtgtccctgatggaggtggggagctggttccaccattggggggccaggcaggagaagatcTTGTTTGTCAAGCAAATGTGTGTCGATAAAGCATTTTGAAGGCGTTGTCATGGAGTGCTTTGAGGGGTTAGTAGGGGACCCTCAGGTGCCAGGTATCGTGCCCTTGAGCCAAGAGTCAGCTGGGTGTCATGACAACCACCCCGCTCATTCCGAGTCTCATGCTGACCTGTGCAGCTGTgtgcctcaaacacacacacacacacagagctttgTAACTATCAGTCTAGAACACATTCCGTGTCATGTGATTCCATGGAAAGTTTATCTATTAGGTCAGTTTCATCCCTTGTACACAGGCTTACGCCACTATCATGAGGAAGGAAAAAGCAAGACCTCAAGTTTTGGGAGGCATCTTTTATTGAGCTATTCAGCATGCAAGAATGTTGATATGCATGATGCCATGTATCAAGGGTTAGGGTGTTAGGGTGATtaatgatatgtgtgtgtgtgtttggataagGTCAGATGGGTGGTAAGGAtgatgtatgtgcgtgtgtgtgcacagtaagGGTCATGGTGGTTtggggtggaggaaggtggagatgaTGGTAGTTTGTGGTGGAGGGTAGAGatgatggtggttgtggtggaggagggtagagatgatggtggtttgtggtggaggaaggttgtagggagggaggaggcgagggtggtggatgaaggtgttaACATCCCCCTATGCATGCTGGGATTTTCTCCAGAACATCATGCGGCCAAAGCAGCcatccttctttttctttttgcccAAACTTTTCTGAAAAACACAAAGTGTCAACACATCGACCCCAGTACACAAGGGAACATGCAGGGTTTACACTCCAATATGCATTACAGGACAAATTGGAAGGCTTGTTTCTATGCACAAAAATAATTAGTGTAGGTCCTGGACACGACTGGACTACCTCGGTTTGGGTCTCCTGTGACTGGCACCTTGTTTCAGCCAGCTTCTGCAGAGCCTCCTCcaggtctgctgctgattgCTCAGACTTTTTCTGCAGAGCCTCCAGGTCTACTGCTGATTGCTCAGCCTGTTTCTGCCGACCCTTcaggtctgctgctgattgGTCAGCCACTTTCTGCAGCGCCTTcaggtctgctgctgattgGTCAGCCACTTTCTGCAGAGAAAGCAGCTCCACAGCTGTGTCTGCAGCCTGTTTCTCTCGAGCCTCCATCTCTGCACATTTATCAATCAGCTCCTTTCTGATGTGACGGGATTCATCATGAACTTGGTCCAGGGCCTTCTCCAGATCATGGCAGCGCTTGTCCTTCTCCCTCAAGTTGACTTGCAGTCTAGTCATGACATCGGCCATCTTCATCAGATTGGCTTTAAAAGCCTCAAGGTCCTGTTCTGCCTTCTGGGACACTTGGAGGGCCTCCTTCTTCTCACTGAAGAGGACGAGGATCTTCCCATCCTTCTCTGCAATTTCTGCACGAAGGTTCCTCTCCAGCGTGATGAGATTCGCCCTGGTCTTGTTGCATGTAGTATCAGCCGTCTTTCTGGCAGATTGGGCCGCCCAGATTTCAGCTCTGAGGCTAGAGAGCTCCGTCTGGAACTCTCCCCCAAACTGAGCTGGTTTGGGGGCCATATTTTCCACCTCTAGCAGCTTGGCTGTGGCCACAGTGAGGCCCTGCTCGGACAACTTCAGGGCTTCGACCGCCTGGTTCCTCTGAGATgtcagctcctccctctccttctcccaggcTCTGAGGTGAGAGGTCAAACCATCCTCCAGATCTTGTCGAGCCCTTTGGAGGTCCACCAAGTTTGCTGTTGCGAGGCTGGCGGTTCTTTCTGCCTCCATCTTGGCGGCGTTGCGGCATCGCAGGGTAGTCCGAGCCCTGGCCAGAGCTTCTTCTCCTTGAACACAAGCTTTCACTTCCGCCAGGAGCTTGTGGTAAAGCTTCTGTATTGTGTTCTCAAAGTtgatcctctccaccttcatcttctccacctccctggcCAGATCCCTCTGTCTGGCAGTGAGCTTCTCAGCATCAGCTGACCTGAGGACGTCTTGATGCTTCTCCTTGGTCATCCGACAGGTCCGTCTGGCCATCTTCTCCCAGCCCCCTGCGGCCTCTTCCAGGACACAGGCGTAGGTCTTCCTCTGAGGTTTGCCCACCGTCTTGGAAGGTTGACTTGAAGTCTCCTTGAAGTCTCCTTTGGCAGCAAACTCAGGTGAAAGGCTTTCCCCAGAGGCCTTTTAGACAATCGGAGTGGGGAAAAGTGAGGAAAATTTAGACAATTAAGTGACTTGCATTGTCACCTTCAACACTCAATATAATACGTGTTAATATGTTACTGTGTGGCGAATAAAGAATAATCGCAATAATAGATTTTGATGATGACAGTTGGACTCACTGTGGCTTTTTTATCTGCCTCAAGGCCTCTTTCAGAAGGCTTCTTCTCCTGTGGAACAATCAAACTATATTGAGTTCACTCCACAAACTATCAGGACACCCATATCAGTTTACTGTTTTAATAATCAGTGTTGAAAGGTTGACCTACCTTGATTTTTTTCTTGTCAGGATTCATTGTTCCTTTTCTACATTCACAATAAATTGAAAATTAGATATTTCATGAAAGATGCATAAAAATAAGTGCGCGCTGTGCAACTGTGTTGAGAAAATATCGGACGTCACTGCGTTCATCTAAACATTCTATTCAttgtgacgtagaacaatggtCTGGATTGGAGGCCAAACTGGAGGGAGACAGTTTGTAAATCTGCTATGTTTAGACTAAAAggccaaatgttttgaataTCCTAATTATTGTTTGGCTATCCCCCAATAGACGCAAACATGAATTTGGCCATCTTTTGACCGAGGTTTGCGAGGTTCTTGCATGGCCGCTGCCACCCTCAAAAATATTCGAAgttgatttatttgtattttttaagtAGCTTACATATTTAATTTTGGATCTAAATCTAACCTTCATATGATATGTTTATGAGCGCAAatatgattgtttttcaaatatattcaaagtacattttaaacaaatgttttacatgtttaaTTTTGCATCGAGATCTGACCTTCATATAATGTTTATGAGCGCAGATTTGATTGTTTTTCAATTATATTCAACGtacattttaaacaaatgttttaaattagCTTAACGCTACATGTTTAATTTAGGATCGAGGTCTTACCTTCTCATATGATGTGTTCATGGATCTGAGTATAAGTCGAATGCTTGTCATTTATAAACAGGGAATGCATTTATGACATCTTCAATGTGTCAtcatgttaccatggtgattgaACGTTAACACAGTGCGATAGTTGTCTAAAGTAAACTACTAAAACGTCATGAGCCAGTGgtggctgctggtctttcaaatagagggaagctcattttcggcctacatcatatacattttcagttcactggctagttcacccctacactagcctagcctactgtatgaatgaatgaatgaaagaatgaatgaataaatgtaaaattcatAAATATGAATGAACCAACGATCTAAAGAAAAAATATTAAACatgaaggaaatgtgggaattaggttaactGAACTGAATGTGATGTATTGTttaaaatgtatgatgaaaattggcttgCAATTTTGCCTAGCAAATACCTACCAATACATTGGTTttagcagtttgtctttcaactacagttgcaaaatccgtgAAGGGAATGAGCTTGAATAGATTCGGGGAATTTATAGTAAAAattcactgtcaatcaaaaggagatgcagtcttttgacagaccctccaatcatcacgcggaagcccaggcaagcccactcctccattcacccccagagacgctgagcgtccagggtgGGACATAGcctaatcgcagcatttatccaatggccGTATTGTTTCGAACCAatgaaaaaactgttcaaagcagccccattgaagtccatggaagctcaGCTTCAACATGGAAATTCATTGTGGCGCCaggggaatgtatgagaaggaaatcagtcgacctgctaatatacgTTGCTGATTCTAaacgaactcgtcttcgatatggacatgttctaacgcatttaaaaagttaacacaatagtaaatatttgaccattaatttttttaaatgttaagggaagctgagcttctctTATAGGCTTAAGGAAATCGCCACtggttttatatgttcatcctacaaaaccaaacgcctattaatggttacaacgtgatctaacaagacttggtaataatgaaataaataaaagcttgagaagtgtgtctaaaatagcctatactttattgaacatttgcctttgaaaggggcatattaaCAGAactatataggctacaagaggGGGTGAAATATAGTCACAACGACATTTGCAGAAACGCTGCATTTCAAGTTCACAACAAATCGTTCTCCAGACCACTAGGGGCAGTGCATGCAAAGTGGGGTGTTTTACCTGTTGTTGTAAAATCAAGTGAAGTAAATTAACTCCACGGGAACACGCCAGGCCCCCAACCCTCGCCCAACGCTTACGTACCTATTTATGGAACGCCGATTTAACacttttactatattcctcagtctctgctaatctgtcgatacaatAGGGAGTTCCAgtcgggctagctagctagctagttaccacagaacgaagttacataatgtgactaaactgaatttgaaagtacaagcacccacaacttcggcaaaccttgcgccatgcatctttttttgtatttacctctctgtacgaatacaactatgtatcgtacaggactgggtaagcggccacacaaacgattagtttctcctccaccatgaaagctagaaatgtttaccatggttgctacgttacgagaaacaagaaaacactccaattggccatcgctagcgaaaattgctcctcatttgcataaagttgagaaaatctcaactctgtcgcgtcgctacccacaatgcaccacgcaaacgattcgcctggctccttagaaaatgaatggaaaacatgttgtcgcttgcATCACGTCGCTGCAGTCGACACGCACTGTAGCAGGCTgatagcagagccgagcctggagCGGTTGGTgaaggctggtagcagagccgagcctggtgctggtggaggccGGTAGCAGAGCCGGGCTTCCTGTGAGGATGAGAGTGTGATTAGGGGATGCAGGGAATGATGATGGAGGTGATGTGGATGGTGCGTATATGGTTACCAGATATGGACTCAGGGTGTGGAGGAGTCGTTAGGGTCATGGCCGAGCGGCAGCTCGATCGATCCCCCCGGGGAGCCTGGATAGATGACAGGGAGAAGCAAAGAaaaggggagggtgggagggcgaCAAAAACATGCTAGCGCAAGGATCAGAGCAAGGGAAGACACTTTTTACAAACCTCGTAATTGATACGGGGAGTTTGGTCGCATATTTTGCTAGGCTGATGCGTATAAGTTGATTGGAGTTGGTGCGCGTTCTTCCGTGCTTTTGCGAGTAGCTTGattggagtggaggaggagtctTGGTGCGCTATCTTCCTCCCGAACTTTAGTTAATCCCTTTAATGGGATTGTTTTGCCAATCTACATAGTGGACAGTCTTCAGTGAAAAACAAAATATGTGCCCTGACTTGGCCCCTCACTTCGTGTCACTCGTCGCTAGGTGGCGTGTGGACACCGGGCttgcccccccacctcccctcctctttccttctttgacacacacacacaaacaaacaaacacacctgcacacaaccCTCTCTGTCAGTTTTATTCTGTGCCGAGATCTGACAGACGCGTTTCTCAATGACAGGCAAGGTTCCATTGAGTAGAGTTGCGCGCCGTGGAGAGAGAACAGTGTGACTGACACTAACGTGATCACAGCGACGCATAAATCCttatctttttctgtctctccctttggATTTGCCATCAAATGTTGACTAATTCTATCGTTTGTGTTTTGAACGGCTTCCTGGAATATTAAACAGCGTTCCGTTGGTTTGTTTACCCGGGTTTGTTGTTGGAGGTGCCCGTGTGCGTATGCCAAACCGACAGCCCTCTGGTATCCCATTACTTCAATGACTCTGACTCACTTTCATGCGCTCCCCGGTGCATTGACCGTGCCGTGTTTTCTTACCTGGTGTGTTTTGTCTGAcgcagagagcagggagaaatATGGAACCTTTTTTGAACGATCCCAGAAGATGATGTCGTCTGGCCGGTAATGAAAACCCCCAGTTACATGTTTAACTTTTTATTCATGTTATATTTTCTTAATGCATTTTGGACTCCTAAAATTCACATTTTGTCCGCCAAAAATGCTATGGAAACACCGTTAAGCAAAGGAACAGGTTGCCTGGCACATACACGGATGGATTTTTGCAAGTGTTTTAGACGCATCCTTGCTCTGTAATTGTGCAATATTTAAAAAATGGACAGAACAGTAAGAGAAAGACCACATTTGAGTCTGTTCCATTCCAATACAATTCCCGTTGGAGCTTTTTGACTGACACTGTTCAACCAGAGCGCACCATAGAGCGTCCACAAGTCTTCCCTCTTTTACGCATCTGTACGGTCGCCGTTTAACCTTAAGCTGGAGACGCGGCAATGACGGGCAAGGAGCTCGGCAGTCGCTCTAAGCAGCCTCGCAACCGGAGTGCAGTTAAGGGGCAGCCCCGGTCCCTTGAATGACCCGGCGGCAGCATGCCCTCTTGGCACAACAGCTCCCAGTGCTTTTCCCGCAACTGCAGCTGGGAGGACCCCGGGAACGAGAGCTACAGGGGCATCGAGCCTCCCATGAACGTTTTCCCCATCCCCGTGCTCACCGGAATCACCATCGTCTGCGCGCTACTGTTCCTTGTCGGAGTCATCGGCAATGTCATGACCATCCTAGTCGTCAGCAGATATCGAGATATGCGCACGACCACTAACCTGTACCTGTGCAGCATGGCAGTGTCTGACCTGCTGATCTTTCTCTGCATGCCGCCAGACCTCTACCGCCTGTGGCGGTACCGACCTTGGCGCTTCGGCGACGCCCTCTGTAAACTCTTCCAATATGTGTCGGAGTCATGCACTTACTCCACCATCCTTAACATCACCGCGCTGTCCGTGGAGCGATATCTGGCCATCTGTTTTCCGCTACGCGCCAAAGCCTTGGTCACCAAGCGTCGCGTGCGCTTGCTGATTCTCGCGCTATGGGCTGTGTCCCTGCTGAGCGCGGGGCCCGTGTTCGTTATCGTTGGTGTGGAGCGCGACGAGTACGGCGCTGGGCCCGGTGAATCGGTAGAGGACGGGGATACCAGCGAGTGTAAGATGACACAGTACGCCATCAGGTCGGGACTGCTCGCCGCGATGGTGTGGGTGAGCTCGGTGTTCTTCTTCCTGCCGGTGTTCTGTCTGACGGTACTCTACACGCTGATAGGCCGCCGGCTGTGGAAGAGGCGCCGGGAGACCAACATCGGACCCTGCGTGGCCCACAGAGACAAAAGTAATAGGCAGACCATCAAAATGCTAGGTAAGACTTTCATGTTAATGACGCTGGGAATGTTAACGTTGAACTGATTTTAGCGGAGTGGGTAACTAAAACTACCCTTTGAGATGTGATCACAAATCAGGGTCAAGGTCATCTGTATTGTCttagtgtgtgtaaaagaacattgaaatctGCTGTTGTTAATCCTGATGAGTTGTAGCAGCAGTCTGAAGGATTCGATTTTTGTCAAAATAATTTAAGTGGTGATCGCCAACTGACAATTGATTTGACACTTGTGAACTTGTCTCATGGGAAAGAGACTCGATGTTGGCTTGTAGTTTGGCACTAAACACCTGTTAAACCAGCAAATCATGACATTTATCAAAGAAGACCCACTGAAAGATTTTTATAAGTTTAAAAAGAGACATTACGCCGGTGTGGATTCAGCTTTCATAAAACCCTGCTTTCTCTTTTACTGATCCCCTCTATTGATCTGGTGTTAAGCTTTGCCTGAGTTATTTCCTCATGCAGGTGTCTGAAGATAACTGGCTTTGACATTCGCAGATAAGATCTGCTAAAAAGAGAAACAGTGTTTGAAGAAGCTTTTAGTGATGTGAATGGCATTGTAGAcatttttatgtagcctacttgGACACTTTTTGGAAAACATACAATAAAAGTTCCAGGCTTCAACCTTTAAATGTGATATTTTGTTTTGATCAAAATACACTTGGGCAAATTATTGGCTCCCTGCCATACGTAAAATGCTCGATCTCACCATAACCCATGTCTCTCACCCGGTTGCCACACCCGTgtttcacccctcctctcccctcaccactCTTCTCCCCTTtctatctcccccttctccGCCCTCTTTTCCCTACATctccccttcacctccctctcactctactCCTCACTTGACCCACTCACCtcctattcccccccccccaacactcctcccttctcctcctccctcctccagtggTGGTGGTGCTAGCCTTCGTGCTGTGCTGGTTGCCCTTCCACGTGGGCCGCTACCTGCTGTCCCGCTCCTCTGAGGAGGGCTCCCCCTGGTGGTCCCTGCTGTCCGAGTACTGCAGCCTCGTGTCGGTGGTGCTGTTCTACCTGAGCGCTGCCATCAACCCCATCCTCTACAACACCATGTCCAGGAAGTACCGCTGCGCCGCCGCACGCCTCTTcggcctggctgccagccaggtGCCGCCGCGCGGCCGCACGGCCAGCACCGCGGTGTGTGAGGGCTCGCCCGCATGGACCAACTCCACCGTTAGCCTTTAATGTaggaggcgggggtgggggagggggggtgtggggggttggaggaggGTCATGAGGCAGTGGGCATGGAGGGGGGAATGTGTTGGAGGTTGGAGGGATATGGGGGTTGGGAGGCTGGGGTGCAGggatgctggggggggggggggggctatgaaGGTTTGGGAGCCTGGGGAGTAGGGGGCTGTGGAAGATTGGGGGCTCTGGGGGGTTGGGGCGGGGCTGGAAGGTGAGGtgcctggaggctggggagctgGAGGTGGGGGCCAGAGAGGGTGAGGTGCCTGGCGGGTCGTTGGGCTGGAGCTGCAAACTTCACCTTGACTCCAGGGACGAGCAAAGACAACATGACTTATCAACAAACCCCCAAGTGGTTCTCCCACCACTGACACAGAAAGCCTTGGCTACGTCAACGCACTTCATGCCTAAAGGATGGAAGACGACAAATATTGACTTTATTATGTTTAACATTTATGATAGAAGATCAGCTCTGATGACAACCTACAGAGACATATTGTACCATTGTACCTTAATCTGCAGTTAGTGTTTTCATGTTTTCCTCCTGACTGCAAGTGCCACCAGCCATTAACCTCATATGCAACTTCTGCAACAGCTTAAAAAAATTGCTTTTTCCAATGCTAAATGACGCACACGTGTGCACGGACTCGCGTGCACCtttgcgcacacacatacactcgcaTGAATgttcacaaacacatatacatacacacaaactcactcactcacacggatgctcacaacacacacacacacatacacttgccTGTAAATGAAAACTGCCTTACAAAGGATTGTAATCTGGATGACAAAGAAAGCACTGTAGATCATGTGCACTGGTCTGCACCTGTGAAATAGGGGTAGATGTGCCGTGTGTATGACTGTTACAGTCATTcgttcatgtgtgtgcatgttggtgtgtgtatgtgtgtatcattgtttatgtgtgtgcctgcgtgcatCTACGTGTAttggtgtgtagtgtgtatgcgtatgcttgtttgtgtgtatgtgtgtgtgtatatgtgggtatgtgtgtgcgagcggGGGAGACTCACGTCTGTAAAGTGAAAGATGTTCATTGTGTGACCGAGTGGTTCAGTCCAAGCCACTGGCACACGTGTGGCGAGCATGCATTTGCCCCGCCCCACCACTGTCGACTCAGTGGAGTATTGAGCGCATTTAATGTATCGACTATTATAAACGAAAAGAAACTTTTGCAACGGAAGAAAACGTTATTTCTTCTTGCAATTGAACAAGTTGATAAAATACTTTCAAATCATCAATTATCAAATCATCAAATTATTTCAGATACTACACATTTAAGCCTGTTTACTCTGTTGACTATTACGCGCTACTTCAAACGCtgactgcaagtgaatgcacctgtcagtcacagtgaTCTCCTAGTTACAGCCAACCCGGCCCCAGAGGCAAAGCATCGACCACCCCTCTCAACAACTCATTCCTGCTAACGCTATCGAGCATAGACTGTATTAAAAAACGAGTCAGTGCGGATGGTTACCGAAAAATTTCCCAAATTTTGCCCCAACACTTATGGAACTGTGGTGCCACCTCTGGGTTCAGTACAGAGTGTGTTTGCGCTGAGtgtcatgactgtgtgtgtgtgtgtgtgactgtgtgacagtCTGTGATGTACAGTCTACTTTAAATACTTTATTCTGTTCAGCAGGCTTAAGCAGCGCACGTCTGTGTCACCTCGTGACTCTAATGTCTGACTAACAAAAAAAGGGACCATAAAAAATGACATTTAGCTGTCCTGTAGCGACCGCTCAATACCAGCCTTAAACTGTAAATAGCTGCTTGGAAAAAAACGTCCCTCTCTTACTGTTTGTACCTTTAAACACAGTAGCGGCTGCCTCAGAATTAGCCCCTATCACTTTACTCTTGACACGAAGACTTCAAAAGATAAGAACGATGGACTACAAACATGGCTATCCCCTGA
This genomic window contains:
- the ghsra gene encoding growth hormone secretagogue receptor a is translated as MPSWHNSSQCFSRNCSWEDPGNESYRGIEPPMNVFPIPVLTGITIVCALLFLVGVIGNVMTILVVSRYRDMRTTTNLYLCSMAVSDLLIFLCMPPDLYRLWRYRPWRFGDALCKLFQYVSESCTYSTILNITALSVERYLAICFPLRAKALVTKRRVRLLILALWAVSLLSAGPVFVIVGVERDEYGAGPGESVEDGDTSECKMTQYAIRSGLLAAMVWVSSVFFFLPVFCLTVLYTLIGRRLWKRRRETNIGPCVAHRDKSNRQTIKMLVVVVLAFVLCWLPFHVGRYLLSRSSEEGSPWWSLLSEYCSLVSVVLFYLSAAINPILYNTMSRKYRCAAARLFGLAASQVPPRGRTASTAVCEGSPAWTNSTVSL